Proteins found in one Triticum aestivum cultivar Chinese Spring chromosome 4D, IWGSC CS RefSeq v2.1, whole genome shotgun sequence genomic segment:
- the LOC123099221 gene encoding ervatamin-B, with protein sequence MASSTPYLVLLLCLTTFLQALLTAANYPPPPPPPFELPESEVRERFSKWVVKYSKHYSCEQEEEMRFQVFKNNTNAIGQFDQQNPGTVIGRGFQPGGSQTNSRGGVRMNRFGDLSPREVIQQFTGLNTTSLNATSPTYLPYHSFKPCCVDWRSSGAVTGVKNQGTCGSCWAFAAVAAIEGMNKIRTGELVSLSEQELVDCDTGSSGCGGGHSDSAMALVAARGGITSEEKYPYAGFQGKCDVDKLLFDHQASVKGFKAVPPNNEAQLAIAVAMQPVTAYIDASGFEFQFYSGGIYRGPCSANVNHAVTIVGYCEGPAEGDKYWIAKNSWSNDWGEQGYVYLAKDVPSSTGTCGLATSPFYPTA encoded by the exons ATGGCTTCCTCCACGCCTTACCTTGTCCTACTCTTGTGCCTCACCACTTTCCTGCAGGCATTGCTTACTGCGGCAAAttacccaccgccgccgcccccgccgtttGAGCTGCCGGAGTCCGAGGTGAGGGAGAGGTTCTCCAAGTGGGTGGTCAAGTACTCAAAGCACTACTCGTGCGAGCAGGAGGAGGAGATGCGGTTCCAAGTGTTCAAGAACAACACCAACGCCATCGGCCAATTCGACCAACAGAATCCTGGCACCGTCATCGGTCGCGGGTTCCAGCCAGGTGGGTCGCAGACCAACAGCAGGGGCGGGGTCCGTATGAACAGGTTCGGCGACCTCAGCCCCAGGGAGGTCATCCAGCAGTTCACCGGGCTCAACACCACCAGCTTGAATGCCACGTCACCCACCTACCTCCCCTACCACTCCTTCAAGCCCTGCTGCGTTGACTGGCGCTCCAGTGGCGCTGTCACCGGCGTCAAGAATCAAGGCACTTGTG GATCGTGCTGGGCATTCGCGGCGGTGGCGGCCATCGAAGGCATGAACAAGATTAGGACAGGGGAGCTGGTGTCGCTGTCCGAGCAGGAACTCGTGGACTGCGACACCGGGAgcagcggctgcggcggcggccacTCAGACTCGGCTATGGCCCTCGTGGCCGCCCGTGGTGGCATCACGTCGGAGGAGAAGTACCCCTACGCCGGATTCCAGGGAAAGTGCGACGTGGACAAGCTGCTGTTCGACCACCAAGCGTCCGTCAAGGGCTTCAAGGCCGTGCCACCCAACAACGAAGCTCAGCTGGCGATCGCTGTAGCCATGCAGCCCGTGACGGCGTACATTGACGCCAGCGGTTTTGAGTTCCAGTTCTACTCCGGCGGCATCTACCGTGGCCCCTGCTCCGCCAATGTGAACCACGCCGTCACCATCGTCGGCTACTGCGAGGGTCCCGCCGAGGGAGACAAGTACTGGATTGCCAAGAACTCGTGGAGCAACGACTGGGGTGAACAAGGATATGTCTACCTCGCAAAGGACGTGCCCTCGTCCACGGGCACATGTGGCCTTGCCACCTCGCCCTTCTACCCCACGGCTTGA